ACGCCGGCCGGCGGGCAGCGGAGCCTCCGGCTCGGGGTCACCCGCGCCCGCCCGGTCACGGCGTCCGCCGTCGCTCACGCCCCGGCGCGTGCCCCGTCAGCCGGAGCGGCGGACGATGACCGCGGCGGTGACCGCGGCGAGCAGCGCCGGCACGCCGAAGACGAGGAGGACCACCACCACGCTCCGCAGCGAGCCGCCACCGATCCCGATCCAGGTCACCAGGGCGGCGACGAAGACCACCAGGGCGGTGATCGCCGCATTGCGCACCCGGGCGGGGTGACCGGTCACCCCGGCCGCGGCCGCGGAGCGGCGCGGTGCCGGCCGGTCGACCGTCGAGGGTCGGGGGGCGCCGCCGCTGTCGTCCTCGGGCAGGTCGGAGCGGTCGAGGGCGGCCCACCACGGGGGCGCGCCACGGTTGCGGCGCTGCTCTGGCCGGTGGCCGGGGGCTGAACGGAGCTCGTCAGACATCCTGTAGCGCGTGTCGACCTGCGGGTTCGTGGGCGGACACCGCCCGTCGACGACATCAGGAGGGCTGGCGGCTCCGGTGATCATACGCCTCCGCGTGGGCCCGGCCCAGGGGGCCAGATCGAGAGGCGACGGATGGCGGCCGCGGGGCTGCGACAATCGCGGCGTGGCGGAGGCGCGGGAGCGAGACCTCGAGGAGCTGGTTGCCGCCCACCGCGCCTGCACCCGCTGCGCGGACGGCGGCCTGATCGCCGTCGCCCGGCCGGTCTTCAGCGGCCGCCCCGGCCAGCGCATCCTGCTGGTGGGCCAGGCGCCCGGGCCGGTCGAGCACGACGTCAGCCGGCCCTTCGCCGGCCGCGCCGGCCGCGAGCTGGTCCGCTGGATGATCCGCGCCGGCTTCCGGGACGAGGACGACTTCCGCCACCGGGTGTGGATCACCTCGACCACCACCTGCTTCCCCGGCCGCCGCCCCGACGGCGCCGGCGACCGCCGCCCCGGACCGGCGGAGGTGGCGCTCTGCGCCGGCTGGCTGGACGGGGTGCTCCGGCTGCTCGCGCCGCGGCTGGTCATCCCGGTCGGCAGCCTGGCCCTCTCCCGGCTGCTCGGCGGGATGCGCCTCGACGACGCCGTCGGCCACGCCGTCGACGCCGCCGGAGCCCGGGTGGAGGAGACGTCGCCCGCGGTCGACCGGCTCCTGCTGCCGCTGCCCCATCCTTCGGGCCAGAGCCGCTGGCTCAACGACCCCGAGCGGCGGCTCCGCCTCGAGGCGGCGCTGGCGCGGCTGGGCGGCCTGCTGGACTGGGCCGGGAATGGCGACCCGGAGCGGTGACGCCATGTGGCGATGCTAAGATCCCGCGGTTGCCGAATTCCGTCGACTGAGAGCCCGTGCCTGACATCACCGAGCCCGAGCCGCCCGTCACCGGGATGGTGAGCGCGACCAAGAACGCCGAGGAGATCCTCGAGCGGATCTTCGCTCCCACCCCCAAGGCCAGCCCCGCCGAGCAGGCGGAACGCACCCTGCGCCGTCCCCGCCAGCTGGTCTATGTGGGGATGAGCAACCGCAACTTCTACTGGCGCGCGCACATCACCAAGTTCGTGCTCGACGAGGGCTTCGTGCCCCTGACGCCGTTCATGCTCTTCGACTACTACCTGCTCCACACGGTGCCGAAGGACGTGGTCCGCGAGGCCCTGAACAACCTGATCGTGCGCTGCGACCAGCTCTGGGTCTTCGGCAACCTCTCGCTCGGCGTGAAGGTGCAGATCGGCATCGCCAAGCGGCTCGGCAAGCCGGTGCGCTACTACGACATCACCGATCTCCCCTACCGGGTGGTGAGCGTGCCCGAGTCGATGGTCAGCGAGGAGCGGCGCGACTAGGCACCCCGGGGGACGCGGGTCGACCTCCGCCGGCCGTACATCCCCCCCGACCAGCCGGGCTTCTGCGACCCAGATGTCGCATCGAATGTCACCAGCGGACCGCCTCGAGGGATTAGGCTGGTCCCCTGGCCGGCAGTCGAGCGAGAGGAGAGCCCGGTGATCCAGTCCCCAGACCGGTCCGCCTGGACGAATCGCCGCCCGGACGTCGCCGGGCTGCTCCGGGACCGGACGCTGCGCCTGCTGTGGATCGTCTACTGCGGGGCGGGCGCCGCCGACCTGCTCACCACGGGGCGAGCGCTCTCGATCGGGTTGCGCGAGCGCAACCCCATGGGCTCCTGGCTCTACCTCCACGCGGGCATGGCCAGCCTCTGGACGGTCAAGGCCGTGGTGCTCGGCGCCATCCTCGTCGGGCTCTCCCTTCTCCCGCGCAGGGTGGCGGCGGGGGTGACCGCGGCCCTCGCGCTCGTCGCCTGGTTCACCGTGGTCGCCAACCTGGCCGCCCTCGCCGCCGGCTGACCCGCTGAGCGGAGCCTCCGTCGCCTGGCTCGCCATCCTCGGCGCCCTCGCCGGCGCGGCGGTCGGGTCCTACTCCGGGGTGATCGCCGGTCGGGGGTGGCGCGGCTCGCTCGCCGGCCGTTCGGGGTGCGACGGGTGCGGGCGCGAGCTGCGCGGCTGGGAGCTGGTGCCGGTGGTGAGCTACCTCGCACTGCATGGCCGGTGCGGGCGCTGCGGGGCGCGGATCCCGGTCTCGCTGCTGGTGCGTGAGCTGATCGGTACAGTCGTGGGGGTGGTGGTTGTCCTGCTCGTGACGCGACGGTGACCCAGGGCCTTGCTTCGAGGTGTACACCTACCCTATGGTCCATCTGCGCATGCCCAACGATTCCGTAAGCATCGGTCCGCTCCTCGACGCCCTGTTCGATCAGGGCGCCACCGACCTCCTGCTGAGCGTCGGCGCTCCGCCGAGCCTGCGCATCGACGGCCGGCTCACC
The window above is part of the Candidatus Dormiibacterota bacterium genome. Proteins encoded here:
- a CDS encoding uracil-DNA glycosylase family protein, whose amino-acid sequence is MAEARERDLEELVAAHRACTRCADGGLIAVARPVFSGRPGQRILLVGQAPGPVEHDVSRPFAGRAGRELVRWMIRAGFRDEDDFRHRVWITSTTTCFPGRRPDGAGDRRPGPAEVALCAGWLDGVLRLLAPRLVIPVGSLALSRLLGGMRLDDAVGHAVDAAGARVEETSPAVDRLLLPLPHPSGQSRWLNDPERRLRLEAALARLGGLLDWAGNGDPER
- a CDS encoding prepilin peptidase, with amino-acid sequence MLGALAGAAVGSYSGVIAGRGWRGSLAGRSGCDGCGRELRGWELVPVVSYLALHGRCGRCGARIPVSLLVRELIGTVVGVVVVLLVTRR